In a genomic window of Pseudomonadota bacterium:
- a CDS encoding lipopolysaccharide assembly protein LapB, with the protein MYDLLWLLLPVAAASGWLLARKLPARGVQTPGLGMRQAYFKGLNFLLNEQPDKAIEVFIKLLEEDSETVETHLALGNLFRRRGEVDRAIRIHQNLIARPSLDRSQRSQALLELGQDYMRAGLLDRAENIFQELIGMRMHVDAARRHLQDIYQLEKDWENAISVTRASTALPEGERRLLIGQFYCELAEEALASGDRRAAQQMIRRALASDAHCVRASLIAGDLQAGSGDWKAAIGFYRSVEDQNLDYLPEVIAPLKECYKNLGDRAGYIAYLHKLQLRYQGISVLLAMAEVIRDTEGEARATAYLVERLRQKPSVRGLDWLLRTKLSNADERARGNLDVLRQITHALLQHKPSYKCTRCGFSAKALHWHCPSCRSWSSIRQIQGVEGE; encoded by the coding sequence ATGTATGACCTACTGTGGTTACTATTGCCGGTCGCGGCAGCTTCGGGTTGGCTTTTGGCGAGGAAATTACCCGCCAGAGGCGTGCAGACTCCTGGACTGGGCATGCGGCAAGCCTATTTCAAAGGGCTCAACTTTTTGCTCAATGAACAGCCCGACAAGGCCATTGAGGTTTTCATCAAGCTGCTTGAGGAAGACAGCGAGACAGTGGAAACGCATTTGGCGCTCGGCAATCTGTTTAGGCGTCGCGGTGAGGTAGATCGAGCAATCCGTATCCATCAGAATCTGATTGCACGTCCCAGCCTAGATAGATCGCAAAGATCGCAGGCACTGCTTGAATTGGGACAAGACTATATGCGAGCGGGGCTTCTTGATCGCGCAGAGAACATTTTTCAGGAACTGATAGGCATGCGCATGCATGTCGACGCGGCGCGTCGTCACCTTCAGGATATTTATCAACTAGAGAAGGACTGGGAAAATGCGATCTCGGTCACTCGCGCTTCAACAGCTTTGCCCGAAGGAGAGCGCCGCCTTTTGATTGGACAGTTCTATTGCGAATTGGCGGAGGAGGCCCTTGCGAGTGGTGATCGCCGTGCGGCACAACAGATGATAAGGAGAGCTTTGGCCAGCGATGCACATTGTGTGCGAGCCAGCCTGATAGCGGGAGATTTGCAGGCAGGCAGTGGTGACTGGAAAGCTGCAATTGGATTTTACCGAAGTGTCGAAGATCAGAATCTCGACTATCTCCCGGAGGTGATTGCACCTCTGAAGGAGTGCTACAAGAATTTGGGTGATCGCGCCGGATACATCGCCTACCTGCACAAGCTTCAGCTACGGTATCAGGGTATATCGGTATTGTTGGCCATGGCGGAGGTAATCAGGGATACCGAGGGTGAGGCGCGAGCCACGGCTTATCTTGTTGAGCGTCTGCGGCAGAAGCCGTCAGTACGTGGCCTGGACTGGTTATTGAGGACCAAACTCTCAAATGCGGACGAGAGGGCTCGTGGCAACCTTGATGTCCTGAGACAGATTACACATGCTTTGCTACAGCACAAACCGTCGTACAAATGCACGCGTTGCGGATTTTCAGCCAAGGCGTTGCATTGGCACTGTCCAAGCTGCAGAAGCTGGAGCAGTATTCGGCAGATCCAGGGTGTGGAAGGCGAATAA
- a CDS encoding integration host factor subunit beta: protein MTKSELIELLARKQSHLAQKDVELAVKSLIEQMSHSLSSGERIEIRGFGSFSLHYRPPRMGRNPKTGTAVALPGKYVPHFKPGKELRERVTETADIAADDRHAQLTAG from the coding sequence ATGACGAAGTCGGAATTGATCGAATTGCTGGCTCGTAAACAGAGTCACCTGGCACAGAAAGATGTCGAGCTGGCAGTAAAAAGCCTGATCGAACAGATGAGCCATTCGCTCTCGTCGGGCGAGCGTATCGAAATTCGTGGATTTGGCAGTTTCTCTCTTCATTACCGCCCGCCACGGATGGGACGCAATCCCAAGACCGGCACAGCCGTCGCCCTGCCGGGTAAGTACGTGCCGCATTTTAAACCGGGCAAGGAGTTGCGTGAACGAGTCACCGAAACTGCCGATATCGCGGCAGACGATCGTCATGCTCAGCTAACCGCGGGTTAG
- a CDS encoding orotidine-5'-phosphate decarboxylase — protein sequence MTTISTAPRVIVALDFHEATQALSFVEHLDPGACRLKVGKELFTSTGPSLVESLVERGFDVFLDLKFHDIPNTVAGACAAAAHLGVWMINVHVSGGRRMMEAAREALDKFDIRPLLIGVTVLTSLGDEDLAEIGFSGTAAWTVERMAALAKAASLDGVVCSAHEAIRLRSSHPSEFCLVTPGIRPRGSNDDDQIRIMTPDAAIENGADYLVIGRPITRAANPGRVVESINTEIANALRRQRS from the coding sequence ATGACAACGATTAGTACCGCCCCGCGGGTAATAGTCGCACTGGATTTTCATGAGGCCACGCAGGCCCTCTCCTTTGTCGAGCACCTCGATCCCGGGGCATGCCGATTGAAAGTGGGAAAGGAGCTTTTTACATCGACTGGTCCAAGTCTGGTTGAGTCGCTGGTTGAGCGAGGTTTCGATGTCTTTCTGGATCTCAAGTTCCATGATATTCCGAATACCGTAGCAGGCGCTTGCGCGGCTGCAGCCCATTTGGGTGTATGGATGATCAATGTTCATGTGTCGGGTGGCCGGCGGATGATGGAGGCTGCGCGAGAAGCGCTCGACAAGTTTGATATACGACCTCTGCTGATCGGTGTAACCGTTTTAACCAGCCTGGGTGACGAGGATTTGGCCGAGATCGGCTTTTCCGGCACTGCGGCGTGGACCGTCGAACGTATGGCCGCTTTGGCCAAGGCAGCATCATTGGATGGCGTCGTGTGTTCGGCGCACGAAGCAATCCGGTTGCGCAGTTCGCACCCTTCGGAGTTCTGTTTGGTCACGCCGGGTATTCGTCCTCGTGGTTCAAATGACGACGACCAGATACGGATCATGACGCCCGATGCAGCCATCGAAAACGGGGCCGATTATCTGGTGATCGGACGCCCCATTACACGTGCCGCGAACCCGGGTCGAGTTGTGGAAAGCATTAATACCGAGATCGCCAACGCGCTGCGTCGACAGCGAAGTTGA
- a CDS encoding RNA-binding S4 domain-containing protein, protein MSRDFMSLRVDKWLWFARFFKSRVLAAQALRGGKVRIAGARIKSARELRVGEVLEITRGIERFEVCVMELGQRRGPASEAQRLYQETEASKARRAAIQAAHDAAKSSQLFSDHKPNKRERRQLERFRRG, encoded by the coding sequence ATGAGCAGAGATTTCATGTCACTGAGAGTCGATAAATGGCTCTGGTTCGCAAGATTTTTCAAATCACGCGTGCTTGCTGCTCAAGCACTACGCGGTGGGAAGGTCCGCATTGCCGGGGCACGTATAAAATCTGCGCGAGAGTTGCGGGTAGGTGAGGTTCTGGAAATCACCCGCGGGATAGAGCGGTTTGAAGTGTGCGTGATGGAACTGGGTCAACGCCGCGGTCCGGCTTCGGAGGCACAGCGTTTATATCAGGAAACGGAGGCGAGCAAAGCGCGGCGGGCGGCGATACAAGCGGCTCACGATGCCGCGAAATCGAGCCAGCTCTTCAGTGATCATAAACCTAACAAGCGCGAGAGGCGTCAGTTAGAGCGTTTCCGCCGGGGCTGA
- a CDS encoding LapA family protein — MRIVQSIILFLIFVVALAFAVINADAVKIDYYVGSIEMPLSVIVVVTFALGAIVGLLVSLGRMLGLKRELNQVRRAERISQQELTNLRSMPIRQDH; from the coding sequence ATGCGTATTGTCCAAAGCATCATACTTTTCCTGATCTTTGTGGTGGCGTTGGCATTCGCGGTTATCAATGCCGATGCAGTCAAGATTGATTACTACGTTGGCAGTATAGAGATGCCGCTGTCAGTGATAGTGGTGGTGACCTTCGCGCTGGGAGCAATTGTGGGTTTGCTGGTCAGCCTCGGCCGGATGTTGGGATTGAAACGCGAATTAAACCAAGTTCGACGTGCAGAACGCATTTCGCAACAAGAGCTCACTAATCTGCGCTCCATGCCTATTCGTCAAGATCATTGA
- a CDS encoding EAL domain-containing protein, producing MVDDQDILRVLIIEDSLNEAETYVSTLRGGGHAVRAKQVKSPDELQAALAEHQYEMAICSSPLNGCRVEDAITVIARSEKDIPLVAIVERPTQDALIEALRAGARDAIPKGQNEHLRLVVDRELEDLKARRALRDMQQRYREAERRSRALLDTARDAITYVIDGMHIRANDAYLKLFGFTDPEEIEGMPLMDMIAPDDHPKLKQFLRGLPELNKGSQRLEVLGQRIDGKTFPITLVFSPAVVDEEECFQVVIPAQTAASAPTQSDNQELEDKIKILSDRDLLTGLYNRQYFIEELELKVAEVLSGNAQLALLLIAIDSFDTIVDRVGIAASDMVVVDMADLLNENLDETQTLARFSDQIFAVLTHYKTPDDMQQLADALRKKVEDHVSEVGGHAINPTASIGITLVSENAASAQEVLRRAHQCCDQARADGGNRTQLYTPSTVEQAIESSGDVMSKVVKSALEKDAFTLLYQPISSLRGEQHEYYEVYVHLSDDKGNEIPTKPLLAAAERHGIMPQIDRWVAERALEKLAEEHAKGKKVHFFLNLSESTLADEDYLPRLAGRLKDYRLSGEYLVIEVKEPAASANIQGLKLLIKGLKALRSRLALAQFGSGLNSLNFLKHVPASFVKIDRALMVNLPTNKESQDAVADIARTAHELGMECIAEFVEDAGSLPLLWQSDVDYIQGYFLQEPSEELTFDFSGESF from the coding sequence ATGGTAGACGACCAGGATATTTTGCGGGTACTGATCATAGAGGATTCGCTTAACGAAGCTGAAACCTACGTCAGCACCTTGCGCGGTGGTGGTCATGCCGTCCGCGCCAAGCAGGTGAAAAGTCCAGACGAGCTGCAGGCCGCCCTGGCCGAACACCAGTACGAAATGGCCATCTGCTCTTCCCCGTTAAACGGCTGTCGCGTCGAGGATGCGATCACCGTCATCGCCCGCAGCGAAAAGGATATACCGCTGGTGGCAATCGTCGAACGCCCCACTCAGGATGCCCTGATAGAGGCGCTGCGCGCCGGGGCGCGCGATGCGATCCCCAAGGGGCAGAACGAACACCTGCGGCTGGTTGTCGATCGCGAGTTGGAAGACCTCAAGGCACGTCGTGCGTTACGCGACATGCAGCAGCGCTACCGCGAGGCGGAGCGCCGCAGTCGGGCACTCCTCGATACCGCACGCGATGCCATTACCTACGTGATCGACGGGATGCATATCCGCGCCAACGATGCGTATCTCAAACTCTTTGGATTTACCGACCCGGAAGAGATCGAGGGGATGCCCCTGATGGACATGATCGCTCCGGACGATCACCCCAAACTAAAGCAGTTTCTTCGCGGTTTACCCGAGCTGAACAAAGGGTCGCAAAGACTGGAAGTTCTGGGTCAGCGCATCGATGGCAAGACGTTCCCCATCACCCTGGTCTTCAGCCCGGCCGTGGTTGACGAGGAAGAGTGCTTCCAGGTGGTCATCCCCGCCCAGACCGCGGCCTCCGCTCCGACGCAATCCGATAACCAGGAGTTGGAAGACAAGATCAAGATTCTCAGCGACCGTGATCTGTTGACCGGGCTTTACAACCGTCAGTACTTTATCGAAGAGCTTGAATTGAAAGTGGCCGAAGTGCTCAGCGGCAATGCCCAATTGGCGTTGCTGCTTATCGCCATCGACAGTTTCGATACCATCGTCGATCGCGTCGGAATCGCCGCCAGCGACATGGTGGTGGTGGATATGGCAGATCTTTTGAACGAAAACCTCGACGAGACGCAAACGTTGGCGCGTTTTTCGGACCAGATATTCGCTGTTCTGACCCACTACAAAACCCCCGATGATATGCAACAGTTAGCCGATGCCTTACGTAAGAAAGTGGAAGACCATGTATCGGAAGTAGGTGGCCATGCGATCAACCCCACGGCCAGCATAGGTATTACGCTCGTCAGTGAAAACGCGGCCAGCGCCCAGGAAGTATTGCGCCGCGCGCATCAGTGCTGCGATCAGGCGCGCGCTGACGGTGGCAATCGCACGCAACTCTACACGCCCTCGACAGTGGAGCAGGCGATCGAAAGCAGCGGCGATGTCATGTCCAAAGTGGTGAAGTCGGCGCTGGAAAAGGACGCCTTCACACTGCTTTATCAGCCTATCAGCAGCCTGCGCGGTGAACAGCATGAGTACTACGAAGTCTATGTTCACCTGAGTGACGATAAAGGCAATGAAATCCCTACCAAGCCGCTTCTTGCCGCCGCGGAACGCCACGGCATAATGCCGCAAATCGACCGATGGGTGGCTGAGCGCGCATTGGAGAAGCTTGCGGAGGAGCACGCCAAGGGTAAAAAGGTCCACTTTTTCCTCAATTTGTCGGAATCCACACTGGCCGATGAGGATTATCTGCCGCGATTGGCGGGACGTCTTAAGGACTATCGATTGTCGGGGGAGTACCTGGTCATTGAGGTCAAGGAGCCAGCCGCCAGCGCCAATATTCAAGGCTTGAAACTTCTGATCAAAGGTTTGAAAGCGTTGCGATCGCGGCTTGCGCTTGCGCAATTTGGCAGTGGTTTGAACTCACTCAACTTCCTTAAGCATGTTCCCGCCAGTTTCGTCAAAATCGACCGGGCGCTGATGGTCAATCTACCCACCAACAAAGAGAGCCAGGACGCTGTCGCTGATATCGCCAGGACCGCGCACGAACTAGGCATGGAGTGCATCGCCGAATTTGTCGAGGATGCGGGCTCGCTGCCTCTGCTCTGGCAATCCGATGTGGACTATATCCAAGGTTATTTTCTCCAGGAACCGAGCGAGGAGCTAACATTCGACTTCAGTGGTGAATCGTTCTAG
- the epmB gene encoding EF-P beta-lysylation protein EpmB, with product MRAPCQTPLQQNLPSATGDYQQLRQRLALSELELPASGPAQGQFALKAPPAFVDRIKPGDADDPLLRQIWPAPEEEIEACGFVTDPVGDNAAITAPGLLQKYQGRALLIATSACAIHCRYCFRRHFPYGDHLTLDEDWAPALREITEDTSLNEIILSGGDPLTLSARRLQQLLDHLAAIPHLQRLRIHSRVPVVSPERITPDLETVLKSHPRPTVLVIHANHPAELDEAVHDTLWRLRRQGVTLLNQAVLLRGVNDCVETLQRLNERLFSCGVLPYYLHQLDPVAGAAHFAVDKARACALIKSLREHLPGYLVPRLVQELPGAAAKLPLID from the coding sequence ATGCGCGCGCCCTGTCAGACACCCCTGCAGCAAAATCTGCCTTCCGCCACTGGCGACTATCAGCAGCTGCGCCAGCGATTGGCATTGTCCGAATTGGAGCTTCCGGCTAGCGGCCCGGCACAGGGGCAATTCGCCCTCAAGGCACCGCCCGCTTTTGTCGATCGCATCAAACCCGGCGACGCCGACGACCCGTTGCTGCGGCAGATCTGGCCTGCACCAGAGGAGGAGATCGAAGCATGCGGGTTCGTGACCGATCCGGTGGGCGACAATGCCGCAATTACGGCACCGGGCCTGCTGCAGAAATATCAGGGACGGGCGTTGCTGATCGCCACCAGCGCCTGCGCCATCCATTGCCGATACTGCTTTCGCCGGCATTTCCCTTATGGCGACCATCTCACCCTGGACGAGGATTGGGCGCCCGCATTGCGGGAGATCACGGAGGACACCTCGCTCAACGAGATCATTCTGAGTGGTGGCGATCCGCTCACGCTCAGCGCCCGGCGCCTGCAACAACTCCTCGACCATTTGGCCGCCATTCCCCATCTGCAGCGCTTGCGCATCCACTCGCGGGTACCGGTGGTCAGCCCGGAGCGTATCACCCCCGACCTGGAGACGGTGCTGAAAAGTCACCCGCGGCCCACGGTACTGGTCATCCACGCCAACCACCCGGCGGAACTCGACGAAGCGGTGCATGACACGCTGTGGCGGCTGCGCCGACAGGGAGTCACGCTGCTGAACCAGGCGGTGTTGCTGAGAGGCGTCAACGATTGCGTCGAGACCCTGCAACGCCTCAACGAGCGCTTGTTCTCATGCGGCGTGCTGCCCTATTACCTCCACCAACTCGATCCGGTGGCAGGCGCGGCCCACTTTGCGGTCGATAAGGCACGAGCGTGCGCCTTGATCAAATCCTTGCGTGAACACCTGCCGGGTTATCTGGTGCCGCGGCTGGTTCAGGAACTCCCCGGCGCTGCGGCAAAGCTTCCGTTGATCGACTGA
- the efp gene encoding elongation factor P yields MGTVSTSEFRSGLKVMVDGDPCAVVENEFVKPGKGQAFNRVKLRNLKTGRIWERTYKSGETLETADVVDTEMQYLYADGEFWHFMDPGSYEQYAADAGAVADAVKWLKEQAVCTVTLYNGSPLAVTPPNFVVMRITECDPGLRGDTATGGVKPATLESGAVVRVPLFLEQGELVKVDTRSGEYVSRVKEE; encoded by the coding sequence ATGGGCACGGTCAGCACGAGTGAATTTCGCAGTGGCTTGAAGGTGATGGTGGACGGTGATCCTTGCGCGGTCGTCGAGAACGAGTTCGTCAAACCGGGCAAAGGCCAGGCGTTCAACCGTGTCAAACTGCGTAACCTGAAAACCGGTCGCATATGGGAGCGCACCTACAAGTCCGGCGAAACCCTCGAGACCGCTGACGTCGTCGATACCGAGATGCAGTATCTCTATGCCGACGGCGAATTCTGGCACTTCATGGATCCTGGCTCCTACGAGCAGTATGCCGCCGACGCCGGCGCCGTGGCCGACGCGGTGAAATGGCTCAAGGAGCAGGCTGTCTGCACCGTCACCCTCTATAACGGTTCGCCTTTGGCGGTTACCCCACCCAACTTCGTCGTCATGCGTATTACCGAATGCGATCCCGGCCTGCGCGGCGATACCGCTACCGGTGGCGTCAAGCCAGCCACCCTGGAGAGTGGCGCCGTGGTGCGCGTGCCGCTGTTTTTGGAGCAGGGCGAACTGGTCAAGGTCGATACCCGGTCTGGCGAGTACGTATCGCGCGTCAAGGAAGAGTGA